The Pseudonocardia broussonetiae DNA segment TCGTCGCGCTCGCTGCCGCCGGGCTCCTGGTCGCGGCGACGAGCGCCGTGCGCGTCACCGTGGACCGGCGCGGGCTCCGCGTCGGCCTGGGTCCCGTCGGGTGGCCGCGGATCGTCGTGCCCCTCTCCGACGTGGCGTCGGCCATGGTCGACGACGTCTCGGCGGCCGAGTTCGGCGGCTGGGGCTACCGGGTCGTCCCCGGCGGCAGCGGGGTGGTCCTGCGCTCGGGGCCCGCGCTCGTCGTGGTCCGCCGGTCGGGGCGGCGCTTCGCCGTCACCGTCGACGACCCGCAGACCGCCGCCGGGCTGCTGAACGGCATCCTCGCGTGCTGATCCGCGTCGACCCCGCCCGCCCCACGCCGCTGCACGAGCAGATCGCCGCCGCCGTCCGCCGCGCCATCGGCGACGGCGAGGTCGCAGCGGGCGAGCGGCTGCCGCCCGCCCGGGAGCTCGCGGCCTCGCTCGACGTCAGCATCCACACCGTGCTGGCCGGCTACCAGCAGCTCCGCGACGACGGGCTCATCGAGCTGCGCCGCGGGCGGGGCGCCACCGTGCGCGCGGGGGCCGACGACGGCCGGGCCGGCGTCGTGGAGCTGGCCCGGCAGCTCGTGGAGGCCGCCCGCCGGATCGACCTCGACGAGGAGGAGCTGGTGGCGCTGGTGCGCGGACTCAGAACCGCGGGTGGTCGCCCCGGAGCGTGACGCGGGTCGCGTTAGCGTCGGTCGTGCGGGAGACGCCGCCGAGCACCCACGCCGGCACGTGCCGGGCGGTGAGGACGGCGAGCGCGCGGTCGACGTCGTCGGCCGGGAGCACGGCCACCATGCCGACGCCCATGTTGAACGTCTTCTCCATCTCCGCGCGCTCCACGCGGCCGCGCGAGGCGATGAGGTTGAAGATCGGGTCCGGGGTCCAGGTGTTGCGCTCGACGACGGCGCTCAGGCCGTCGGGCAGGATCCGCTCGACGTTGCGGCCCAGGCCGCCGCCGGTGATGTGGGCGAACGTGCGCACGCCGGTCTCGGCGGCCAGGGCGAGGCAGTCGCGGGCGTAGATGCGCGTCGGGACGAGCAGCTCCTCGCCGAGGGTGTGGCCGAACTCCTCGACGTGCCCCTCCAGCGACATCCGCGCGATGTCGAGCAGCACGTGCCGGGCCAGCGAGTAGCCGTTGGAGTGCAGGCCCGAGGCCCCCAGCGCCACCAGCACGTCACCGGGGCGGACGCGGTCGGGACGCAGCATCGCGTCGGCCTCGACGATCCCGACGCCGGTGCCGGAGATGTCGTACCCGCCGACCTCCATCAGCCCCGGGTGCTCCGCGGTCTCGCCGCCGAGCAGCGCGCAGCCGGCCTGCTGGCAGCCCTCCGCGATCCCCTTGACGACGGACGCGACCTGCTCGGGCACCAGCTTCCCGACGGCGATGTAGTCCTGCAGGAACAGCGGCTCCGCGCCGCAGACGACGAGGTCGTCGACGACCATCGCGACGAGGTCGAGCCCGATGGTGTCGTGCTTGTCCATCGCCTGCGCGATCGCGACCTTCGTGCCGACGCCGTCGGTGGAGGCGGCGAGCACCGGCTCGGTGTACTTGCCGATCTTCAGCGCGAACAGACCCGCGAAGCCGCCGATGCCGCCGAGCACCTCGGGGCGGTTGGCCTTCTCCGCGTAGGGCCGCAGCGCGTCCACGGCGCGCTCCCCCGCCTCGATGTCCACCCCTGCGGCGGCGTAGCTGGCTCCGGGCAGGTCGGTCGGCATGCTCGTATCTCGCTCTCGGGCGGACGGCGCGTGATCGTGCGCCGTGCGGGTCGGGGGGAGCTCAGGGACGGTCGAGCGCGGCGCCGGGCCCGACGGAGACCGGCCCGGGGTCGCCCGAGGCGGCCCCCGAGACGTCCACCGGGACGGGCTCGAGCAGGTGCTTGCCCAGCCGCGCCTCCTCGGGCAGCGGGATGGGGTACTCCCCGTCGAAGCAGGCCGAGCACAGCCGGGTGCGGGGCTGCTCGCTGGCCGCGATCAGGCCCTCCAGCGACACGTAGCCCAGGCTGTCGGCGCCGATGGAACGG contains these protein-coding regions:
- a CDS encoding GntR family transcriptional regulator, which codes for MLIRVDPARPTPLHEQIAAAVRRAIGDGEVAAGERLPPARELAASLDVSIHTVLAGYQQLRDDGLIELRRGRGATVRAGADDGRAGVVELARQLVEAARRIDLDEEELVALVRGLRTAGGRPGA
- the purM gene encoding phosphoribosylformylglycinamidine cyclo-ligase, coding for MPTDLPGASYAAAGVDIEAGERAVDALRPYAEKANRPEVLGGIGGFAGLFALKIGKYTEPVLAASTDGVGTKVAIAQAMDKHDTIGLDLVAMVVDDLVVCGAEPLFLQDYIAVGKLVPEQVASVVKGIAEGCQQAGCALLGGETAEHPGLMEVGGYDISGTGVGIVEADAMLRPDRVRPGDVLVALGASGLHSNGYSLARHVLLDIARMSLEGHVEEFGHTLGEELLVPTRIYARDCLALAAETGVRTFAHITGGGLGRNVERILPDGLSAVVERNTWTPDPIFNLIASRGRVERAEMEKTFNMGVGMVAVLPADDVDRALAVLTARHVPAWVLGGVSRTTDANATRVTLRGDHPRF